ACCTTCAGCCTCTTCCAGCTCGCCTTCGGGCTCCTCTTCTCCCACGCCTGAGCCGGAAGCCATGCTTTCCGGCTCCTGTTCCGTTCCCTCAGTAACGGACATGGGTTGCAGTAAGCTTAATGCATGCATCGTCATGTGCTCGATAAGGATATCGCGGTCTAGATAGTTATCACACTGCTCGCAGTGAAAGATTTGTTCCCAATGTTGATCTTTCAGGTGATCTACTAGTGCCGTTTGAGAATCGAATCGTGTGTTACCGTTGGCGGTACCACCATTCGTGCGACAAAATGTGCACGTAATTGTTCTACCTTTGGATGAAGATTTTTGACTAAAATGAACGAAGATCGGAATGAGATAAACTTCAACGACAATTAATGGTCCAAGAACTTGCTTTTCGTTTACCTTTTCTTAGATTCTTGATCGTGCTGTAATGCTGCTGATTGCTGTGGGGCAATACTAGCAACACTCTCCAATCCGTCACCACCAGGCTCAACACCTTCCTTCGCTGAATGATTATTCGTATCCGTCGGTTCATCGTGCGTACCGTTCGTTAGCAATTCCGTTTGCCGTTGCTCTTCGCAGGACTTTAGTATCGATTCAAATCGTTCCTCCATCACACGACACTTCTCGAACAGGTCGTGCCACTTGGTGATGATGTCTTTGCAGCAGAAGCAAATTTTCGTCGGCAGCGTGCCATTCTCCTCGATATCCACGTTCAGATACTTTGCAATCTTGCCCCGCAAGTCGTTCTGGTACCGCGAATGTACCGAGGTAAGCGTTTCATCCGTTTTTCCACATATGCGACAGATTTTCTTGAAATCGATAAGGGCCGCCCTAGATTCAGTCGCGGTTGTAGTGGCCGTGCTGGGCGCGCTTTTCCGTGCGATATCCATCGTGGTTGGgtatgggtttaacgtgaagtAATGCCGTGCAACGGTTGTAGATTATGTGTTTCGCGTtgtattttcacatttttcgcaCCACTTTTGCTTCATTGTCGTCtacaacaatttgttttccctttttctttttttccgatCTCAACAACTTGAGTTGTGTTTTTTCGCTGTCAAACGGTGTGAGCATGTTTATGATACTAAAGTCGAATACCTCTCCAATGTAGTTTGGATTACTCTTCTTTTCGACGAAAATACGGGTTGATTACTCGCATTTCTCGTACAACATCCTTCAAATCGTGTTTTATGACCAAAAGGCATTAAAAACATTATGTAAATTCGATTCTAAATTGTTGAAAtgagcaaatgaaaacaatgttATTTTGGTACGAAATTCACTTCGCCACCACTGGCACTTTTTGTATAAAGCTGTCATTGGCACCCGTTTGACAGCAACATATATTATTTTCCTCGTTCCAGTTCCAGGGTGCAtattgttgcttgttttaaaagaaaagtgtgATCTCCTTAGGGTAGAACATAATGGTACGTGTATTTCGTGATATGCAACTAATTATCAATAATAACCGATGTATGAATCGCAGCGAATATGTCCCGTCGCAGAGAGTACGGGCACGCTGTACAAATTAAATCCGTCCCGGTTTCATGACGTCATCAGTTGATATGTTGGATGTGTCGTGCAAACTGTGTAGCAATTCAGCGACAAAGCGCGTTATCAAAAGCTAACACACTTTTACAACCtccctgcttttttttaacttgtaGTTGCAGTTTATGCTCCTGTTCAGCCGACAAGGCAAACTGAGACTACAGAAATGGTACGTTGCTCACTCGGACAaggtgaagaagaagatcacCCGCGAACTGATCACAACAATCCTCTCCCGTAAGCCCAAGATGTGTTCGTTCTTGGAGTGGAAAGACTGCACCATTGTTTACAAAAGGTAGGCAACCATTATTGTGAGGAAAATGGACGTAGATGTAATCGTAAATCCCTCCCATTTCTACAGATACGCTAGCTTGTACTTTTGCTGTGCTATCGAGCAGAATGACAATGAGCTGCTAACGCTGGAAGTTATACACAGATACGTGGAACTGTTGGACAAGTACTTCGGCAGTGTAAGTAACGAGCAGTGCTCGATTGATGCTTGGATTGAACCGTAGGCAACACACTATAAAAATGTCTATCTCGGGTTTTGCAGGTCTGTGAGCTTGACATCATATTCAACTTCGAGAAGGCCTACTTCATACTGGACGAGCTGCTCGTGGGAGGCGAAATACAGGAAACGTCCAAAAAGAATGTCCTCAAGGC
This genomic window from Anopheles maculipalpis chromosome 2RL, idAnoMacuDA_375_x, whole genome shotgun sequence contains:
- the LOC126557900 gene encoding zinc finger protein 26-like, which produces MDIARKSAPSTATTTATESRAALIDFKKICRICGKTDETLTSVHSRYQNDLRGKIAKYLNVDIEENGTLPTKICFCCKDIITKWHDLFEKCRVMEERFESILKSCEEQRQTELLTNGTHDEPTDTNNHSAKEGVEPGGDGLESVASIAPQQSAALQHDQESKKSQKSSSKGRTITCTFCRTNGGTANGNTRFDSQTALVDHLKDQHWEQIFHCEQCDNYLDRDILIEHMTMHALSLLQPMSVTEGTEQEPESMASGSGVGEEEPEGELEEAEGSQQTTEIKSGEGSTNKENDEKDLPAAAPEAIKTVEGRKLYCYICEKTLGNRSAYSYHVNQVHLNIKKFDCTFCEKKFGNRRLLNNHIANLHSRERNFGCTVCDKRFKTNVALYNHMRVHDDKLQFSCRFCDKKFRFRNHLVSHELVHLDERNYSCSQCDKKFNTNECLQKHKLTHVTTEPYQCPLCGFSTKQKRYLVLHAKRIHMVR
- the LOC126559298 gene encoding AP-1 complex subunit sigma-2 isoform X2 — encoded protein: MLQFMLLFSRQGKLRLQKWYVAHSDKVKKKITRELITTILSRKPKMCSFLEWKDCTIVYKRYASLYFCCAIEQNDNELLTLEVIHRYVELLDKYFGSVCELDIIFNFEKAYFILDELLVGGEIQETSKKNVLKAIAAQDVLQEDEAADGALRDIGLL
- the LOC126559298 gene encoding AP-1 complex subunit sigma-2 isoform X1, with product MLQFMLLFSRQGKLRLQKWYVAHSDKVKKKITRELITTILSRKPKMCSFLEWKDCTIVYKRYASLYFCCAIEQNDNELLTLEVIHRYVELLDKYFGSVCELDIIFNFEKAYFILDELLVGGEIQETSKKNVLKAIAAQDVLQEDETPQGFFEDHGLG
- the LOC126559298 gene encoding AP-1 complex subunit sigma-2 isoform X3; its protein translation is MLQFMLLFSRQGKLRLQKWYVAHSDKVKKKITRELITTILSRKPKMCSFLEWKDCTIVYKRYASLYFCCAIEQNDNELLTLEVIHRYVELLDKYFGSVCELDIIFNFEKAYFILDELLVGGEIQETSKKNVLKAIAAQDVLQEQKELEC